The window aaataaactaatacatAACAGAATATGAAACCACATattctataaaaatataatttgaaaaaaatcttCAAGCAATTGCAGTTCGCTCCATGTTTCTAAACACCCAAGGTGCTGGGCTAGTGGACTCGctggaaaaaataatattatagaaattatgttatatagataaacttatataatttttaaattatagatatttttatttttgcatttattttttataggGAAAACATGTAGTAAAAAATCATTTACATATAAAGAATCCAGAAAATACttccttttattatttatatgtttcaaaaaagataatttaaattgaaaagataatttaaactatattaatagaAAAAGAATTTAAGTACTGACaattatgtataattttaaTTCATAAAGGGTATTCGTATAATTGACTTTTTGAGGATAAATATAAGTGTGACATGTATGAAACTgatttatcaaataatattataaaaataattttggaacaaaatgtttcaaaatcaatttttttttcttaaatcgaGCTTAAATTCACACAAAATTAGATGATTACAAGGCAAAATGGTTGAAAAAAAGACACATGCATAACTACCTATACATACCCCATGAAGCACATTACTTTACTTACAAATGCCtcattttggtttatattttaatttgcaacaaaaactattttatttcaCTAAATAACGAGTCAAATCCAATCATGTTGCTCGCCATGGGCTTATTGTATATGCTAAAGTAATGTGAAATAGGTGCAAGGGTTAGTTACAATTTTTTGAAGTAAATCAAAAAGTACCCAATTTTAtgttgttttggtaaaaccaaTTCAAATCATGTTTAGTTAGATCAAGAAAAGATACAACACAAAAGAAGGTTGTAaccgaaaataaaataaaataacagaaTTTTAGGTTCACTTGTCAGAGGCAAAAGATACTAACCAAATTCTACATAGATACCAAACTAAAGTAGAGTAAGAGAgtttctaacaaaaaaaaaaaaaaaaacttactgaAAAGACAAAACCCAAATCGCTTGGTCACATGAGAAAAACTCAATGGTCATAACATTTGTATTTAACACATTGCACTTTAATATCATAAACTTGATTCGTGAAGAAAGTTTCTTCAAAAATAAGGGGGTTGGGACAACAAAAAGCAAACTTTTTGCTTTGTGGAAACATAGAAACTTCTTAAATCCATGATTTGAAGAAATTTTTGATGTCAAACTAGATGATATTCTATGCAAAAGAGAGAGGataaaaaagattataaatatGAACCGAATTCTATATGGATCACCGGGTTTATCGGTTCAGCAGCGAGTTCAAGTCAAATAtttcataacataaatatatagatcaaattcaaaaaataatatttagtacCAACTAACATTTTTATCCAAAAATCAAATCCGCAATTTCAAAGCGCGGAACAAAATCTAGTTTTGAGATTATTTAGCGAGTTGTAGTTAGTTCTTTTCCGTATTACAGTATTATACTATGCACATACTATATGTTTTTGATTTAATATCTTTTCATATACTTGTAGAGAACAGCTTGAACAATGTGCTTCATTTTTTCAATCAGAACTCCGACTATGTATTGCTggtttttgtttgaaaatatttgttgAGGTGTGACTTTGATTAAGGTCAAGTTTATGTCACTTATGTGTGACTGcggttaaaagaaaaaaaaaaacaaaaatcaaccacCGAATTTGGAATCCATTTAGCATCTGGTTTAAAGTGTATGAATAGGATTCACGTTCACTTTTCTTCTTGCTTGCCAACAGATGGTGAAGTGATAAGTGGTAAGGTTTTGATCTTTTtgttattcatgaaaaattgcATATGCACACTTATCTGATTCCAGTTTGATATGATTTTTTGGCAAGGCATGAGAAGAGATGTTAATGTCTTCATCTTTCTCAACATCAGGAAAGCTCTTGAAGGTTTTAGAACTAGAACTCAAATTACTTTATATCACAACACTACTGCTGTCCTTCTAACAATTtagtttcttgatttatttCTGTAGATGGGATTGCATTCTACATTTCAGACAACAAGGTGATTTTAACTGAAGGTGTTGATGGTGTAGTGCATGTTGATTACTTCCAAAAGATTGAGTCTTGGCCTAGTTGGCAACCAATTCCTTTCTGATTTCTTGTTTATACAATACgttcattaaatttttttattggacGACATTTGTGACTTATCAGATATACAATTGTTACCACCTTAGTATTTAATAACCTATGTTGTTCATGTGGTCTGGAATTCTGGAAACAAAcgttttcagaaaaaaatgcatttaatcattcacattttttttctacttttttatagtttttcatCACCAATACTCGATCACTAGCGTCCTCCAAAAAGTAGAAATGATAGGGGTTTTTATATGGGTCTTCAGAATAGAGTAGATAAGGCAAAATTCCCAAAATGGTTTGGAGGTTTTTTTATCTAGCAGGAACAGTCAGACGCCTGCTCCATTGTAAGAGCAATCTTCGGATTGCTCCACCTGATTCCATGTGAAAACATTCCAAAATGGCATCTATCTTCATGCATTctcttttcagttttttttaccTATTCCAGATATGAAAGTATCAAGAAAATATTAAGAAGACTTATAAAAGCACTAAAATACCAGCaggatacatatatataatggtgtcaaaaacaccatatatcagtgGGTTGTGTCGATTCTTCTTCGGTGGAACAATCGAATGACATCAGCGACGAACGGCGGAGGGAAATGAGATTAGGTTTAGAGGTTAAGAAAGTGAAAAACTTTGTGTTCGAGTTCCGTAGCGGAGGAGGTAGCTTGTGGAGAAACTGCTTTAGTAAACATAAACTAATATTAAATTCTTTCATCTGttgagatttattaaaactattagtAGATTGTCCACTTTAAGTTTAAAAGGCAAATTCCGCatatatttacttttggttttccTTCCAAAAAGCTTTATACTAATTAGAGTTAgacttctttttatatattagactttcTTTTGTTTAACTTTTGATGTGAGATTTAAATTGAAATCTTTTATTAGCGATAAAATTATCTATCTTAAGGATGGAAATACCATATGAGTTTCAGCAGCTGCGGGTAGATGATTATTTTTAGGAAGTAGTGTCTAATTACGAACAAGAATTTATCTCTTGGTTAGCCTTTTCTTGTCTATTTTACCTATTTTAAGTTTAAGAATTGTCTCTAATTACCTAAATCATAGATGTGTATTTCAATTCTTGTGGTTAAACTTTATTGTAGGATGAAAAGTAAAAGACTAAACTAACCATCGTGTCATTATAAATAGAAATTCATTTTAGGCTCGGTTCCTCGTACAATACACATAATATAccttcaaactaaaaaaaaagaaaagagaaaaagtaaaaaagtaaaatatagcATGGCTAAGTTTGCTTCCATCATCACCTTCCTCTTCGTTGTTCTTATTATCTTTTCTGCTTTTGGTAAGTATTGACTTTATTGTATACAtggaaaattatattatttattaaatttcagATTATTTGATATTCAACCCtgacatatttttgaatataatgtatatatataaagaagcaCCAACGATTGTGGAAGGGCAGAGGTCATGCAAGAGGCAGCCTAATTCAGGGAGTAAAAATTGTATGAAGGATAGTGAATGCCGGAACGTTTGCATCTATGCCGAGAAAGCAATGCGTGCTACTTGTGATTATACATTCCCAAGACGCCGGTGTTTCTGCCACTTTCCATGTTAATCAACACAGCTATTCCAAGACATTTTTATGCCCTATGCCAAATAAATATTACTAGATGACTTTCTGCAATATCGCGGGATAAAgtctattttaatattattataataagttttttatataattgaaatttatagaaatttcgataaattaaatttttgataaaaatcaaTGAATCTTTTTGATAGGTTAATAatgtaagaataaaataaattttattacaatatACTAACCATTTTAACacatattttcataattatgaaaaattacaaattaaaaagataaactATCATATATGAGTTGTGATATTATCTAGTATTTATGGTAAATTCAGAAAATACTCAATTTCTAAATATTCTATTATATTACTTAGATATAATATAGATTTATTtggaaattaatatttattaattattaggtTTGGTTTTGTACACATATAATCagcaatataaaattaatttcaagacattctaaaatataacttcaGAGTTTCCATAAACAATTTAAAGAAATTTGTatgtttatttacttttatattaGATATAATATACTAATTAACAAAGTTAAGGGTCTAATCAAAATACATCTATGAATTCAGATAATTGGAAGAAGCTTTAGAATATAGATAATTTTGTTTGTCTTAAGGTCCATttcaatattattataataagttttctatataattgaaattaataaaaatttcgataaattaaatttttgataaaaatcaaTGAATCTTTTTGGTAGGTTAATAATGTAAGAATAACCtaaattttattacaatattttaaCCATTTTACCacatattttcataattatgaaaaatacaaattaaaaagataaactATCATATATGAGTTGTGATATTATCTAATATTTATCGTAAATTCAGAAAAtactaaatttgaaaatattctattatattactaagatataatatatatttatttagaaattttaatatttattaatcatTAAGTTTAGTTTTGTACACAAATAATCagcaatataaaattaatttcaagACATTCTAAAATAATACTTCAGAGTTTCCATAAACAATTTAAAGAAATTTGTatgtttatttacttttatattaGATATAATATACTAATTAACAAAGTTAAGGGTCAAATCAAAATACATCTATGAATTCAGATAATTGGAAGAAACTTTAGAATATAGATAATTTTGTTTGTCTTAAAGCTACATATTCATATTCTGATAAAGATGAAAATCATGTAAACTAAAATCAGATATTATATTCTTCATTATAGcaatctataaaaataaactaatacatAACCGAATATGAAGCCACatattctataaaaatattatttgaaaactgTCTTAagcaaaatattaaatataattcgGTGCataatgttttgaaaatatattcttagaatTATTTTCTAATCTTATTTCTACTTCTTTTAATAACTTATACATGTGCTAAAGATGCatgatatatttataatatatgaaattaaCCTAACAACACATAACAATGAAACCTTTATTGGTATTATTTGTTTGAGAATTAGGAAAATCTAAAAATTTGATTAATCAGTGATCTCTAATtcattaatcaaaaatatataacctttataataccaaaaatattGATATAATCCGTTCATGACATATAAAAAGAATTTGCGGTAtactattaataaaataatatcataTATTCATGTAGATGATAATTAtcatactttttaaaaaaactatttgatatctaatatgtaaatattattaaaaatattaattaaaatcattGACTCAACTATAATAtagaaaattcgtttttatctaataataataaatataatagtatatgaAATATTGTAATTATCATGTttccaaattaaaaattaagaatatttATAGAAATGTTGACTAAATTTAAGAGTTACAGAGAagatgacaaataagcaaatttactTCTAAAATAATAGCAGTGTTCGAAAATGCGGGCGCCTAGCCGGATAATCGGCCAACGGCATGCCAACGCCGCGATTATGACCTAATCGCCTTACCTATGCTGACGACCAAAAAATAGGTCAATGAAAGCGATTAATCGGGTTTAAACCGATTTAATCCGCCTAAACCCGCATAATTGTTTTCTATTTGGCTGATTATAGACTTATATTTAAGCTCAACTGCAAGCAACTACTGAAAATAGTGGGTGCATCGAACTAGGGATCTCAAACTGCACAATCATCTTCGCACGCCACTACACCATGATGTCTCAATGTGTATTTGGATGTTTATATtcatatttgtaaatatttagatattagtgtttcaaaaaaaaaatattataatttataattttaaaaaatattagaaaacaaatctCAGATTATCCTCTGATTATTCCCCGATTTTTCAACAACTCGTTAGCTTGCTGGCCGCCCGACTAACACCTAGaataataatagtatagatgagtGTTGTTTTCTTCCCATAATTGTAACCAGTGCGTCTCCAGGAACACTGCAACTGACGGATATTCTgtgttttttataatatttagaaactcttgagaaaataattaaaaagtttttttactTGAAATCATCAAAACCACAACTGTAACTtgaaaaaacaaacacaaaacgaaaatgagaaaaaaaaactctagttGATACGAATAGAAACGACCAACAACTCCACTTCAATCCATGCACTTCATGCTCTCTAAGCAACAAGCGTGGAGGCAGTAGTAGACTCGctgcaaaaaacaaaacaaaaaagcatATTCAAGAATCTTTAAtcaacaaaataataagaaaaagaacCAACGCGTTGATCAAGATTGGGTAGGTTATAAGGTGCACTTACTACTTCCAGACTGGAGGAAGCTTCTTGGTCTTCTTGTAATAGCGAGCAAGGCGGTGGATCCTGCTCTCGACAAGAATCAACCTGAACTTGGAATCCTTGTCTTTCCTGTTCCTCTCCAAATGCTTGCGGATAGCAACTGCTTTCTTGATCAAATGGTACAGATCCTCAGGAATCTCAGGAGCAAGACCTTTTAAAAGACAACAATGAAACTATTTAAGTTTCTTCCTGCTTATCCATAGCATATTGATACACAAATGATCAAGGAGTAAAACACAAACCGTGTGCTTTGAGAATACGCAAGATCTTGTTTCCGGTAACGCTCTTGACCTGAGGGATACCGTGAGAGTCACGGAGAATGACACCAATCTGAGATGGAGTCAAACCCTTCTTTGCAAACTTGCAAATCGACTCATCAACCTGTTTAACAGTATGGAATTGATCAGACCAAGTCTAATAAAATCAACCACGTACTTCTCAG is drawn from Brassica rapa cultivar Chiifu-401-42 chromosome A05, CAAS_Brap_v3.01, whole genome shotgun sequence and contains these coding sequences:
- the LOC103866881 gene encoding 40S ribosomal protein S13-2; this encodes MGRMHSRGKGISASALPYKRSPPTWLKTTALDVDESICKFAKKGLTPSQIGVILRDSHGIPQVKSVTGNKILRILKAHGLAPEIPEDLYHLIKKAVAIRKHLERNRKDKDSKFRLILVESRIHRLARYYKKTKKLPPVWKYESTTASTLVA